One region of Zerene cesonia ecotype Mississippi chromosome 15, Zerene_cesonia_1.1, whole genome shotgun sequence genomic DNA includes:
- the LOC119832248 gene encoding nuclear pore complex protein Nup214-like isoform X2: MDVQFGPNAIDESNLLYKLQRKIKVFNTSNLLPNRGYNLLTTSRKYGTVFVASPQGVLSVYNIDDLIKCETDPKHLSVKLSVQPTHIAVNCDQEWLAVVGSQMLLVYKVSDFQNPNVGPSATIKCDINPSTFVSSLQWNPSVPDTIGIVFFDGTLVVCQVSTMQKKQIQSTARCLCWSPKGKQLVTGNNDGTLCQYKPDLSPMKSVPAPNLFEGAPVEALAIYWISTYQFAVVYRNASDNSRPALTIVSTPKGAKPACLNYEDICYSMGSNRPWYYYLHGIAQWNIIISSSSNSMEIATLGSKDCVSWMQWCQNDEARPELPLTAKKEENYPVGLCIDTSDVQRLPWGENEVLPPMPFLLIVSQTGLLTIFNIINLDKGAAVLCTPPQTLKLVPTAAMTSEIPDDAPQQQPEPQAQPSSQPAPVIQQPQAVMQPSPPAQQPLTTIQQLTKSAQQTLPTVEQPSTDNAPFSLSQVQSAIGATATFNVQTQAKPAAVTVSTTPVAPKSTPVQITPSQTATVEANAALKSEQEKANKAKVEQELKNMLVKEVNDFQMELYKFMTMTKESQNKIQQEIDSVKPNSELHTLNAEQLKKECSVEELRESVIQLKLELVRACAVIAEAKTHAEVEDFHEWTQADPLTIKRLSSIKKLAYYVQNQLDQAQKALDFKWNEVSTKNQYGKPGQRMIRPILDDVYQPLVKQQEILSRQQAVLKTLRNTLNECNMTPMIKSTSLLRSTPFKNKDPLTKLTKNILNMSIEPQNNKEKELSAQKLDALRDMISNHRPKKIKPVSVEIRQHLEAMWDKYKKGVKERAEKREMEKRIEIQKQIDAQKEIEYQKQFEAHKQIEIQKQIKADIQRQIEAEMQVEIRKQIEAQMKNEAQAKMKLQQAKTELQPAHQINTFIKMEPKPQNLKESPISMPTFSPASIVKTSKPALGNVARSLFTGETKTDDAPKQQPQISVAPIKAEPIATNITAPTNQRSLQDYLKSDVDNLLQNVCSPTSFSFAKPTTTNSTPSSVFSSKPIAGMTSMFSKFTESPAPDTKPVVKPNVTSDETGELETSATPTKPTTQLQAKENKPLQNIFSMKTSTPLTNVQNVPDLVKGNQITLSKTEVKSAPKAEKEASVPKENVTKPAEAAVKISVAKKESELKPFPIQSLSFPPGVTPSQPVFVGSESPAVTTSQVTSTTSAPAKASNTTPETTEPPTATATVASTPDPIKNQKEETTEEKPPTTSQSEQTGSKPETPVASTVSSPATPTASTTTTQATTSATPQSVFGSAVSKSSIFSAPSSEAAQPLFGSSTQVTNTTTTATSSFGSAGFGSSLFGSTTTTPSVTTVATSSVFGAASAQSVFSTANKTAFGTPATSGQGLFSSTTTQASTFGGGAVFSSNQSVFGTSSAQSTVFGSNAQPVFGSQTTQSSTFGASSPTTQSSTGSIFGTSTSTTQSLFGSSTAAQPVFGNAATTPTSVFGAPTSQTTVFGSPTSQSSVFGSTTPASSVFAASPTTQSSLFGTSTTSQAGPVFGDGGASLFASVSISSTSAPSQSGGNLFGSSSASVFGSSNTNVFGAKSTFSGNNPTAASIFGGSNNSGGGFGQKPATDFWSGGNTASSGFGSGFGQPATTQSSLFGSSGGSFSQPSTGQPFSSPQKASVFGSPQQQSAPAFGGSPVFGSKPVFSSPPSFGASAFGGVNKSPSGSFGGSATFGGAPAFGGTGFGNTSPGKVFGATSPGFGSPTQSNATFENLATQNTLTFGNLAQQSGQAPQPAPSFNTSPSFSGWRG; the protein is encoded by the exons ATGGACGTACAATTTGGACCCAATGCCATAGATGAATCT AATCTGCTTTACAAGCtacaaaggaaaataaagGTGTTTAATACATCTAATTTATTGCCGAATCGTGGGTACAATCTATTGACGACATCAAGGAAATATGGTACAGTATTTGTTGCTTCACCCCAAGGAGTTTTATCTG TGTATAATATTGATGATTTAATCAAGTGTGAGACTGATCCTAAACATCTATCGGTAAAACTATCAGTACAGCCCACTCATATAGCAGTAAACTGTGATCAAGAATGGCTAGCTGTTGTGGGGAGTCAAATGCTCTTGGTTTATAAAGTATCTGACTTTCAAAATCCA AATGTCGGACCATCTGCGACTATAAAATGTGACATCAATCCATCCACTTTTGTTTCTTCCCTTCAATGGAATCCAAGTGTACCTGACACTATAGGTATTGTGTTCTTTGATGGTACTTTGGTTGTTTGTCAAGTTAGTACTATGCAGAAAAAGCAAATACAATCTACAGCAAG GTGTTTATGTTGGAGCCCTAAAGGAAAACAGTTGGTAACTGGCAATAATGATGGAACACTTTGCCAATACAAACCAGATTTATCACCAATGAAATCCGTACCAGCTCCCAATTTGTTTGAAGGAGCCCCTGTTGAAGCTCTGGCTATTTATTGGATATCCACTTACCAATTTGCTGTTGTATATAGAAATGCATCTGACAATAGCCGTCCAG CTCTTACTATAGTCAGCACACCTAAGGGTGCGAAGCCAGCATGCCTCAACTATGAAGATATTTGCTACAGTATGGGTTCCAACAGACCTTGGTATTACTATTTACATGGAATTGCCCAATG gaatattataatatcatcgTCATCAAATAGCATGGAAATTGCAACCCTTGGATCTAAAGATTGTGTGTCATGGATGCAATGGTGCCAG aaTGATGAAGCCAGACCAGAGTTGCCATTAACAGCtaagaaagaagaaaactACCCAGTTGGATTATGCATTGATACTAGTGATGTACAGAGGCTACCATGgg GTGAAAACGAAGTTCTGCCACCAATGCCATTTTTGCTCATTGTGTCTCAAACTGGTCTTCTAACAATCTTCAATATTATCAACTTGGATAAAGGAGCTGCAGTATTATGCACACCACCTCAGACTCTCAAATTAGTACCAACTGCTGCTATGACAAG TGAAATACCAGACGATGCACCACAACAACAACCAGAACCACAAGCTCAG CCTTCAAGCCAACCAGCGCCAGTTATTCAACAACCACAAGCAGTTATGCAACCGTCTCCACCGGCACAACAACCGTTGACAACAATTCAACAACTCACGAAATCTGCACAACAGACATTGCCGACGGTCGAACAACCGAGTACGGATAACGCGCCATTTTCTTTGTCGCAAGTGCAGAGTGCTATCGGAGCTACGG CAACATTTAACGTACAAACACAAGCCAAACCAGCAGCTGTTACTGTATCAACTACACCG GTAGCACCAAAATCAACTCCAGTACAAATCACTCCCAGTCAGACCGCTACAGTGGAGGCAAATGCTGCATTGAAATCGGAACAAGAGAAGGCTAACAAAGCAAAGGTGGAACAAGAGTTGAAGAACATGTTGGTAAAGGAAGTTAATGATTTCCAAATGGAACTATACAAATTTATGACAATGACTAAAGAGAGTCAGAATAAG ATTCAACAAGAAATCGATTCTGTTAAACCAAACTCAGAACTCCATACATTAAATGCGGAACAATTGAAGAAAGAATGTTCTGTGGAAGAGTTGAGAGAATCAGTAATTCAATTAAAGTTGGAGCTAGTCAGAGCTTGTGCGGTCATTGCTGAGGCTAAAACACATGCTga agtGGAAGACTTTCATGAATGGACGCAGGCCGATCCGTTAACTATAAAACGTTTATCCTCTATCAAGAAACTTGCGTATTATGTACAGAATCAGCTGGATCAAGCACAAAAAGCGCTCGACTTTAAGTGGAATGAAGTGTCTACTAAAAATCAATATGGAaa GCCAGGCCAACGCATGATTCGACCAATCTTAGACGACGTTTATCAACCCCTTGTGAAGCAGCAAGAGATTCTAAGCCGACAACAAGCTgtgttaaaaacattaagGAATACCCTCAACGAATGCAATATGACGCCAATGATCAAATCCACGTCGTTGTTACGTAGCACACCATTTAAGAATAA AGATCCATTAACAAAATTGACTAAAAACATTCTAAACATGAGCATTGAACCTCAAAACAATAAAGAGAAGGAACTGTCTGCCCAAAAGTTGGATGCTCTCCGTGATATGATTTCCAACCATAGACCTAAGAAAATTAAACCAGTCAGTGTCGAAATTCGTCAGCATTTAGAGGCTATGTGGGACAAATATAAGAAAGGCGTGAAGGAGAGAGCAGAAAAGCGCGAAATGGAGAAACGGATAGAAATACAAAAGCAAATTGATGCCCAGAAAGAGATTGAATACCAAAAACAGTTTGAGGCTCATAAGCAAATTGAAAtacagaaacaaataaaagcgGATATTCAGAGACAAATTGAAGCTGAAATGCAAGTTGAGATTAGAAAACAAATAGAGGCACAGATGAAAAATGAGGCACAGgctaaaatgaaattacagCAGGCCAAAACGGAATTACAGCCAG CTCATCAAATTAatacattcattaaaatggaaccaaaacctcaaaatttaaaagaatcacCCATTTCCATGCCAACTTTTTCACCAGCCAGTATAGTAAAAACTTCCAAACCGGCTCTCGGAAATGTTGCCAGATCATTGTTTACTGGAG AAACAAAGACCGATGATGCTCCTAAGCAGCAACCCCAAATTTCAGTAGCGCCTATCAAAGCCGAACCTATCGCTACTAATATAACTGCACCGACAAACCAGCGTTCATTACAAGATTATTTGAAAAGTGATGTTGATAATTTGTTGCAAAATGTTTGCTCACCGACCTCCTTTTCTT TTGCAAAACCCACCACGACGAACAGTACACCTTCATCAGTATTCTCATCGAAACCAATAGCTGGAATGACGAGTATGTTCAGTAAATTCACAGAATCGCCCGCCCCAGACACAAAGCCAGTAGTGAAACCCAATGTGACATCTGATGAAACGGGCGAACTCGAAACTAGCGCAACCCCAACAAAACCCACAACTCAGTTACAagctaaagaaaataaacccTTGCAAAACATATTCAGTATGAAGACTTCTACACCCTTAACAAACGTGCAAAATGTTCCTGATCTCGTTAAAGGAAATCAGATAACGTTAAGCAAAACCGAAGTTAAATCAGCACCAAAAGCAGAAAAGGAAGCTTCCGTGCCCAAAGAAAATGTAACGAAACCTGCGGAAGCTGCAGTCAAAATTTCTGTTGCAAAGAAAGAAAGTGAACTGAAACCTTTTCCCATTCAATCTTTAAGCTTCCCTCCCGGTGTAACACCTTCGCAACCCGTTTTTGTTG ggTCAGAGAGTCCGGCAGTTACAACATCTCAAGTGACATCTACCACCTCGGCACCAGCAAAAGCTTCAAACACAACACCCGAAACTACCGAACCACCAACCGCTACAGCTACTGTTGCTTCTACACCAGATCCTATCAAGAATCAGAAAGAAGAAACCACCGAAGAAAAACCACCAACTACATCCCAATCCGAACAAACAGGCTCAAAACCAGAAACACCCGTTGCCTCAACAGTATCATCCCCTGCCACACCAACAGCTTCAACGACTACAACACAAGCAACTACCAGTGCTACACCACAATCTGTATTTGGTAGTGCTGTTTCAAAATCTTCAATATTTAGTGCACCATCTTCAGAGGCAGCTCAGCCATTATTTGGATCTTCCACTCAAGTAACTAATACCACTACTACAGCTACATCAAGTTTCGGTTCAGCTGGTTTTGGAAGTTCTCTATTCGGTTCTACAACAACGACGCCAAGCGTTACAACCGTTGCGACTTCCTCCGTATTTGGCGCGGCTTCCGCTCAAAGCGTTTTCAGTACCGCAAACAAAACTGCTTTTGGTACACCAGCTACTTCTGGTCAAGGTCTATTTAGTTCCACGACAACACAAGCATCTACTTTTGGAGGTGGCGCTGTGTTTTCTTCTAATCAGTCCGTGTTTGGAACGTCTTCTGCTCAAAGTACTGTATTCGGCAGTAATGCTCAGCCTGTGTTCGGATCGCAAACAACGCAATCGTCCACATTCGGTGCGTCATCTCCTACAACGCAATCAAGTACAGGCAGTATATTTGGAACATCGACGTCTACAACACAATCGTTATTTGGTTCATCTACCGCCGCACAACCAGTTTTTGGTAATGCTGCGACGACACCGACGTCGGTGTTTGGTGCACCTACATCGCAGACCACTGTGTTTGGTTCTCCAACATCGCAGTCATCTGTATTTGGTTCCACTACGCCGGCTTCATCAGTGTTCGCCGCATCACCCACTACACAATCTTCATTATTCGGAACATCAACTACGAGTCAAGCTGGACCTGTTTTTGGGGATGGTGGTGCGAGCCTATTTGCTTCAGTCAGTATTTCTTCAACGAGTGCCCCGTCTCAAAGTGGAGGCAATCTATTTGGCAGCAG TTCCGCTTCAGTATTCGGAAGTTCCAACACGAATGTGTTTGGCGCAAAATCAACGTTCAGTGGTAACAATCCGACAGCCGCTAGCATATTTGGCGGAAGCAATAACAGTGGAGGTGGGTTTGGTCAGAAGCCAGCCACGGATTTCTGGAGTGGAGGCAATACAGCTTCCAGCGGATTTGGTTCTGGTTTTG ggCAACCAGCAACAACGCAAAGTTCGTTATTTGGTAGCTCTGGAGGGAGTTTCAGTCAGCCATCCACGGGCCAGCCTTTTAGTAGCCCACAAAAAGCATCTGTATTCGGTTCACCGCAACAACAATCAG cgcCCGCGTTTGGAGGGTCTCCCGTGTTTGGCTCAAAACCTGTATTCTCGTCACCACCAAG TTTCGGTGCGTCGGCATTTGGCGGTGTGAACAAGAGCCCCAGTGGGAGCTTCGGGGGCTCCGCCACATTCGGAGGGGCGCCCGCGTTTGGTGGGACCGGGTTTGGGAACACTTCTCCGGGAAAAGTCTTTGGTGCGACATCACCTG GGTTCGGTTCGCCGACACAATCAAATGCAACGTTCGAGAACCTAGCAACACAGAACACGCTAACGTTCGGTAACCTCGCACAGCAATCGGGACAAGCGCCTCAGCCCGCACCTAGTTTTAACAC ATCTCCATCTTTTTCTGGCTGGCGCGGTTGA